One window of the Prinia subflava isolate CZ2003 ecotype Zambia chromosome 1, Cam_Psub_1.2, whole genome shotgun sequence genome contains the following:
- the SEC61G gene encoding protein transport protein Sec61 subunit gamma isoform X1, giving the protein MCLSLQAVMDQVMQFVEPSRQFVKDSIRLVKRCTKPDRKEFQKIAMATAIGFAIMGFIGFFVKLIHIPINNIIVGG; this is encoded by the exons ATGTGCCTGTCTTTGCAGGCAGTCATGGATCAGGTAATGCAGTTCGTGGAACCCAGCCGTCAGTTTGTGAAAGACTCCATACGACTTGTTAAGAGATGCACCAAACCTGACAGGAAAG aATTCCAGAAGATTGCCATGGCAACAGCAATAGGCTTTGCAATAATGGGATTTATTGGTTTCTTTGTCAAATTGATCCATATCCCAATCAACAATATAATTGT AGGTGGCTGA
- the SEC61G gene encoding protein transport protein Sec61 subunit gamma isoform X2, whose amino-acid sequence MDQVMQFVEPSRQFVKDSIRLVKRCTKPDRKEFQKIAMATAIGFAIMGFIGFFVKLIHIPINNIIVGG is encoded by the exons ATGGATCAGGTAATGCAGTTCGTGGAACCCAGCCGTCAGTTTGTGAAAGACTCCATACGACTTGTTAAGAGATGCACCAAACCTGACAGGAAAG aATTCCAGAAGATTGCCATGGCAACAGCAATAGGCTTTGCAATAATGGGATTTATTGGTTTCTTTGTCAAATTGATCCATATCCCAATCAACAATATAATTGT AGGTGGCTGA